A single window of Micrococcaceae bacterium Sec5.1 DNA harbors:
- a CDS encoding helix-turn-helix domain-containing protein: MPLRSDWSARTCSLARGLDVLGDPWGSLVLREIFFGNGRFEAIKERLEVADNVLSKRLAWLLEDGLLGQRPYEDGARTRQEYVLTPKGEDALPVLNAIIIWAEKHLDAPNEVSHMKVVHTDCGQITASADTCTHCGVHLTAANTSWHSFTRSDHPLPLAIAPVPTTSPETEISA, from the coding sequence ATGCCTTTGCGATCTGACTGGTCCGCCCGCACGTGCAGCCTGGCGCGCGGCCTCGACGTCCTCGGCGATCCATGGGGAAGCTTGGTCCTGCGCGAGATTTTCTTCGGAAACGGTCGCTTCGAAGCCATCAAGGAGCGACTGGAAGTCGCGGACAACGTTCTCAGCAAACGTCTGGCATGGCTGCTCGAGGACGGGCTGTTGGGCCAACGTCCTTATGAGGATGGTGCCCGGACACGCCAGGAATACGTGCTGACACCCAAGGGTGAGGATGCTCTTCCCGTCCTCAATGCCATCATCATCTGGGCAGAGAAACACTTGGACGCGCCCAACGAGGTGTCCCATATGAAGGTCGTTCACACTGACTGCGGACAAATCACGGCGTCGGCAGACACGTGCACGCATTGTGGCGTTCACCTGACAGCTGCCAACACGAGCTGGCACAGCTTCACACGCAGTGACCATCCCCTGCCCCTGGCCATAGCACCCGTACCAACTACTTCCCCTGAAACGGAGATCTCCGCATGA
- a CDS encoding phospholipase C, phosphocholine-specific has translation MSSNTPDRVNRSISASGLSRRGFLGTAAAATALAATGSLLPPSVQAAMAKPVPPGNLQSIKHVIVLMQENRSFDHYFGSLRGVRGYGDKSVTRLPNGKSMFEQPRATGETVLPFSLRKAAELAGRPGSDIQYLGDLDHSFAGTTTAWNNGWCDKWVPAKSASTMTFYERADIPLQYELADTFTICDAYHCSVNGSTNPNRNYLWSGTTGNEPGSSKRAVTNAAYGYTHGGYDWTTYPERLEQSGISWKIYQDWDNFTDNAVEYFQTFKTIGRKMLGSVEGNLNTTEEFYDKLAGKTPAEQDRLLAQLEQGRATLSESEKALFDKAMWRGRPNTLLQRLGTNISDGTLPQVSWLVPSAADSEHPGASTPVGSANFVYRLLDTVASNPDTWDTTAIFLNFDENDGYFDHVPPPVQPRPESGESTDWTTARPIGLGPRVPMTIVSPWTVGGYVSSEVFDHTSVLRFLERWTGVQEPNISPWRRDVCGDLTGVFNFESPGTPPVLDHPGAVPAKISRWRPNPPAVQVAPIQEPGSRPARPLPYRPQVSAAVQPGKITLALANSGARSTHFTIYGYKGEVTEPRHVDVLGSQKVELPVPSGEFDVVVTGPNRYHYELKGSTAGAAAGVDLTVNGRRGNQAVELELRNDGTATVTLRIESLQYADGNDTVKLKPGQTRKIGWETLQGWYDLQVTSPDDATFRRRLTGREEDGREGISG, from the coding sequence ATGTCCTCGAATACCCCTGATCGGGTTAATCGTTCCATCAGCGCATCCGGATTGTCCCGACGCGGCTTCCTCGGCACGGCGGCCGCAGCGACGGCGCTTGCGGCCACCGGCTCATTGCTGCCTCCATCTGTGCAGGCAGCAATGGCAAAGCCCGTCCCGCCTGGAAACCTGCAATCCATCAAGCACGTGATTGTGCTGATGCAGGAAAACCGCTCCTTCGATCACTACTTCGGCTCATTGCGCGGCGTCCGGGGCTACGGGGACAAGTCCGTGACGCGCCTGCCCAACGGGAAGTCGATGTTCGAACAACCCAGGGCTACAGGAGAAACCGTCCTGCCGTTCTCCCTCCGCAAGGCAGCGGAGCTGGCCGGCCGCCCCGGCTCAGACATTCAGTACCTTGGTGATCTTGACCATTCCTTCGCCGGCACTACCACGGCGTGGAACAACGGCTGGTGCGATAAGTGGGTTCCTGCCAAGAGCGCATCCACCATGACGTTCTACGAGCGGGCTGACATTCCACTGCAGTACGAACTCGCGGACACCTTCACCATCTGCGATGCCTACCACTGCTCCGTCAACGGATCCACTAACCCCAACCGCAACTATCTCTGGAGCGGCACCACAGGCAACGAGCCAGGAAGCAGCAAGCGCGCGGTGACCAACGCGGCCTACGGCTACACCCACGGAGGCTACGACTGGACCACCTACCCGGAGCGCCTGGAGCAGTCAGGGATTTCCTGGAAGATCTATCAGGACTGGGACAATTTCACGGACAATGCTGTGGAATACTTCCAAACCTTCAAGACAATCGGCAGGAAGATGCTGGGATCGGTGGAGGGCAACCTCAACACCACCGAGGAGTTCTACGACAAGCTGGCCGGCAAGACCCCCGCTGAGCAGGACCGTCTCCTTGCCCAACTGGAGCAAGGCCGGGCGACGCTCAGCGAGTCCGAGAAAGCCCTCTTCGACAAAGCAATGTGGCGTGGGCGACCCAACACGCTTCTCCAGCGGCTAGGCACGAACATCAGCGACGGTACTTTGCCACAAGTCAGCTGGCTGGTTCCCTCGGCAGCGGATTCGGAACACCCGGGCGCATCCACGCCGGTGGGCAGCGCAAACTTCGTGTACAGGCTGCTGGACACCGTGGCCAGTAACCCTGATACGTGGGACACCACCGCGATCTTCCTGAACTTTGACGAGAACGATGGCTACTTCGATCACGTCCCGCCGCCGGTCCAGCCGCGCCCGGAGTCCGGGGAATCCACTGACTGGACCACGGCACGGCCCATTGGTCTGGGCCCTCGCGTCCCCATGACCATCGTTTCCCCCTGGACCGTGGGCGGCTATGTCAGCTCCGAGGTCTTCGACCACACCTCCGTGCTCCGCTTCCTGGAGCGCTGGACGGGGGTCCAAGAGCCGAACATCTCGCCCTGGCGCCGTGATGTCTGTGGGGACCTGACGGGCGTCTTCAACTTCGAATCCCCGGGGACTCCCCCGGTTTTGGACCACCCGGGCGCTGTACCTGCCAAGATCAGCAGGTGGCGGCCGAACCCTCCGGCGGTCCAGGTGGCACCCATCCAAGAACCCGGAAGCCGCCCGGCCCGTCCATTGCCATATAGACCCCAGGTATCGGCCGCGGTTCAGCCAGGAAAAATCACTTTGGCGCTGGCCAACAGCGGCGCGCGCTCAACCCACTTCACCATTTATGGCTACAAGGGCGAAGTCACCGAACCCCGGCACGTGGACGTTCTGGGGAGCCAGAAGGTGGAGCTGCCCGTTCCCTCCGGCGAATTCGACGTCGTCGTCACCGGTCCAAACCGCTACCACTACGAGCTGAAAGGCTCGACGGCGGGTGCCGCGGCCGGCGTCGATCTCACCGTGAACGGTCGGCGCGGCAACCAGGCCGTGGAGCTGGAGTTACGCAACGACGGCACGGCAACCGTCACGCTTCGCATTGAGTCCCTGCAGTATGCGGACGGCAATGACACGGTGAAGCTCAAGCCGGGGCAGACCAGGAAGATCGGTTGGGAAACCTTGCAGGGTTGGTACGACCTTCAGGTCACCTCACCCGATGACGCTACCTTCCGCAGGCGCCTGACCGGCCGTGAGGAAGACGGCCGGGAAGGTATCTCGGGCTGA
- a CDS encoding glycosyltransferase 87 family protein, with protein sequence MASSSPTFVSAAQRGWILTVAGVLTLAVAVWFLYTDYQPFLNDFEVYFYGGGKVLQGGDLYAVRDGLPFTYPPFAALLFAGLAAMGFFASSMVFIIAALAGAAVVAAWLARHYFGLKTWRSAFADYRFRTTALVGTGAILLLGPWRDTFVFGQINIILMGVILADFALYGKARAGLIRWPAGLLIGLTAGVKLTPLAFGLYFLVRRDFKALAWMAAGFFGSIAVAWAILPQASLAFWTQILPDTGRIGGPAYVDNLSVKGLLLHFGMPDSALTSVVWLILSLALAALAALVIKWAVDVDENFIAVSATAILMLLVSPVSWSHHWVWVAVALPSMAFAMHRVPSRSGRMRTAGWIIVACSTIAFYMTPKNLAVWAGAAEWGKDPQTQWQLMVSSLGVVCGIALLAYWALAYRPSRTGLVAAEMRAGHVGSHAWRR encoded by the coding sequence GTGGCTTCTTCTTCACCCACGTTTGTTTCGGCTGCCCAGCGCGGCTGGATCCTGACCGTCGCAGGCGTGCTGACCCTCGCCGTCGCTGTTTGGTTCCTCTACACGGACTACCAGCCGTTCCTGAACGATTTCGAGGTCTACTTCTACGGCGGTGGCAAGGTTCTCCAGGGCGGGGACCTGTATGCCGTGCGCGACGGCCTTCCATTTACTTACCCGCCTTTCGCGGCCTTGCTCTTTGCCGGTCTGGCAGCAATGGGTTTCTTTGCCAGCAGCATGGTCTTCATCATCGCGGCCCTGGCAGGTGCCGCAGTGGTGGCTGCCTGGTTGGCACGCCACTATTTCGGCCTGAAGACGTGGCGTTCAGCATTCGCCGACTATCGCTTCAGGACCACGGCTTTGGTGGGAACAGGAGCCATCCTGCTCCTGGGTCCCTGGCGGGATACGTTCGTTTTCGGCCAGATCAACATCATCCTGATGGGCGTGATCCTGGCGGACTTCGCGCTCTACGGTAAGGCGCGGGCGGGCCTCATCCGGTGGCCCGCAGGACTCTTGATCGGTCTGACTGCCGGTGTGAAGCTCACGCCGCTGGCGTTCGGCCTGTATTTCCTGGTCCGCCGCGACTTCAAGGCGCTGGCGTGGATGGCCGCTGGATTCTTCGGATCCATCGCGGTCGCGTGGGCCATCCTGCCGCAAGCATCCCTGGCATTCTGGACCCAGATCCTCCCCGATACCGGGCGCATCGGCGGCCCGGCCTACGTGGACAACCTGTCGGTCAAGGGACTGCTCCTGCATTTCGGCATGCCGGATTCCGCCCTCACCAGCGTGGTGTGGTTGATTCTTTCCCTGGCACTCGCGGCGCTTGCAGCGTTGGTCATTAAGTGGGCCGTGGACGTGGATGAAAACTTCATCGCCGTCTCGGCCACTGCCATCCTGATGCTCCTGGTCAGCCCCGTCTCCTGGTCCCACCACTGGGTCTGGGTGGCGGTAGCCCTGCCGAGCATGGCCTTCGCGATGCATCGGGTGCCGTCCCGCAGCGGGCGGATGCGCACGGCGGGATGGATCATCGTGGCCTGCTCCACGATTGCCTTCTATATGACGCCAAAGAACCTTGCCGTCTGGGCAGGCGCTGCCGAGTGGGGCAAGGACCCCCAGACGCAATGGCAACTGATGGTGTCAAGCCTGGGTGTGGTGTGCGGAATTGCGCTGCTGGCCTACTGGGCGCTGGCTTACCGGCCCTCGCGCACGGGCCTCGTTGCTGCCGAGATGCGCGCCGGGCACGTGGGTTCCCACGCTTGGCGCCGCTGA
- a CDS encoding cystathionine gamma-synthase has product MSVNNNAGFNTRAVHAGQAFEPRTGAVVPPLHFSSTYAQDGIGGLRSGYEYGRGGNPTRDSLQEQLAALEGGSAAFSFGSGLAAEDSLIRAVARPGDHIVLGNDAYGGTYRLINRVLGDWGIGNTPVDMSDLDAVARAVGANKTRMVWVETPSNPMMKITDIAALAEVAHDAGALLVVDNTFASPYLQTPLDLGADVVIHSTTKYIGGHSDVVGGAIVVNDAELAEKIGFIQFAVGAVSGPMDAFLTTRGLKTLGVRMDRHSENGQAVAEWLLQRPEVEAVLYPGLPDHPGHELAAKQMKKFGGMVSVQFKGGEAAARTVAESTSIFTLAESLGGIESLMNYPSEMTHASVKGTELAVPVNLLRLSCGIEESEDLIADLEQAFAKISNG; this is encoded by the coding sequence ATGTCCGTCAACAACAACGCCGGGTTCAACACGAGGGCCGTCCACGCCGGCCAGGCCTTCGAACCCCGGACAGGCGCTGTAGTGCCACCTCTGCACTTCAGCTCAACCTACGCGCAGGACGGAATTGGCGGCCTGCGTTCAGGCTACGAATACGGCCGCGGCGGCAACCCCACGCGTGACTCCCTGCAGGAGCAGCTGGCAGCCCTTGAGGGTGGTTCGGCCGCGTTCTCGTTCGGCTCTGGCCTTGCTGCCGAAGACTCGCTGATCCGCGCTGTGGCGCGTCCTGGGGACCACATCGTCCTGGGCAACGACGCCTACGGTGGTACTTACCGCCTCATCAACCGCGTGCTCGGCGACTGGGGCATCGGCAACACCCCCGTGGACATGTCCGATCTCGATGCTGTGGCACGTGCCGTTGGAGCGAACAAGACGCGCATGGTGTGGGTGGAAACCCCGTCCAACCCCATGATGAAGATCACTGACATCGCGGCGCTCGCCGAAGTAGCGCACGACGCCGGTGCCCTCCTGGTGGTCGACAACACCTTCGCGTCTCCCTACTTGCAGACCCCGCTGGACCTGGGTGCCGACGTCGTGATCCACTCCACCACGAAGTACATCGGTGGCCACTCGGACGTGGTGGGCGGCGCGATCGTGGTCAACGACGCTGAACTTGCCGAGAAGATCGGTTTCATCCAGTTCGCTGTTGGTGCCGTTTCGGGACCGATGGATGCTTTCCTCACCACGCGAGGCCTCAAGACCCTGGGCGTGCGGATGGACCGGCACAGCGAGAACGGCCAAGCTGTAGCCGAATGGTTGCTGCAGCGTCCCGAAGTTGAAGCCGTGCTGTACCCGGGCCTCCCGGACCACCCCGGCCACGAACTCGCTGCGAAGCAGATGAAGAAGTTCGGCGGCATGGTCTCAGTCCAGTTCAAGGGCGGTGAGGCGGCTGCCCGTACCGTTGCCGAATCCACCTCGATCTTCACGCTGGCCGAATCTCTGGGCGGAATCGAGTCCCTCATGAACTACCCCTCAGAGATGACACACGCCTCCGTCAAGGGGACAGAACTGGCCGTTCCCGTGAACCTCCTGCGCCTCTCTTGTGGCATTGAGGAATCCGAGGATCTGATCGCGGACCTTGAGCAGGCCTTCGCCAAGATCAGCAACGGCTGA
- a CDS encoding cystathionine beta-synthase has protein sequence MKYAQSVLDLIGNTPLIKLNHVTDGIKATVLVKLEYVNPGGSIKDRIAVKMIEEAEKDGRLQPGGTIVEPTSGNTGVGLALVAQQKGYKCVFVVPDKVGEDKRAVLAAYGAEVVVTPTAVAPDSPQSYYSVSDRLVKEIPGAFKPDQFSNPAAPGSHFESTGPEIWRDTDGKVTHVVIGAGTGGTITGTGPFLKEVSADRPGSDGGRVKVIGADPEGSVYSGGTGRPYFVEGVGEDMWPANYDKTVPDQVIAVSDADSFAMTRRLAREEGLLVGGSSGMAVVAALEAAKDLDESAVVVVILPDSGRGYLAKIFNDQWMRSYGFLSGGEESSVGEVLKSKTGEMPDLVHIHPNETVRDVINIMNEFGVSHIPVLSQEPPVVMGEVLGAVDERSLTTKLFRGEAKLTDKIAEHMGERLPVIGSLETISAARELLSDVDTVMVTFVGAPVGILTRHDLLAYLSN, from the coding sequence ATGAAGTACGCCCAGTCCGTGTTGGACCTCATCGGCAATACGCCGCTCATCAAGCTCAACCACGTAACGGACGGGATCAAAGCCACCGTCCTGGTCAAGCTCGAGTACGTCAACCCCGGCGGGTCCATCAAGGATCGCATCGCCGTGAAGATGATCGAAGAGGCGGAAAAGGACGGGCGGCTGCAGCCGGGCGGAACCATCGTTGAACCGACGTCGGGGAACACCGGCGTGGGACTGGCGCTCGTAGCCCAACAAAAGGGCTACAAGTGCGTCTTCGTGGTGCCGGACAAAGTCGGCGAGGACAAACGTGCGGTCTTGGCAGCTTATGGCGCCGAAGTTGTGGTGACACCCACAGCAGTCGCCCCCGACAGCCCGCAAAGTTATTACAGCGTCTCAGATCGCCTGGTCAAGGAAATTCCCGGGGCCTTCAAGCCGGACCAGTTCTCCAACCCCGCAGCCCCAGGCAGCCACTTCGAGTCAACGGGCCCGGAGATCTGGCGCGATACTGACGGCAAGGTGACGCACGTCGTCATCGGCGCGGGAACGGGCGGCACCATCACAGGCACGGGCCCCTTCCTTAAGGAAGTCTCGGCCGACAGGCCCGGGTCCGACGGCGGCCGGGTCAAGGTCATCGGCGCAGACCCCGAAGGTTCTGTGTACTCAGGCGGCACGGGACGCCCGTACTTCGTTGAGGGCGTTGGCGAGGACATGTGGCCCGCCAATTACGACAAAACCGTGCCGGACCAGGTCATCGCAGTGTCTGATGCCGATTCGTTCGCCATGACCCGCCGCCTGGCACGCGAAGAGGGCCTCCTGGTGGGCGGCTCCTCCGGCATGGCCGTGGTCGCTGCCTTGGAGGCTGCCAAGGACCTGGACGAGTCCGCGGTCGTTGTGGTGATCCTCCCCGATTCCGGCCGCGGCTATCTTGCCAAGATCTTCAACGATCAATGGATGCGCTCTTACGGCTTCCTTTCCGGCGGCGAAGAGTCCTCCGTGGGCGAGGTACTGAAGTCCAAGACAGGCGAGATGCCGGACCTGGTCCACATCCACCCGAACGAGACCGTTCGAGACGTCATCAACATCATGAACGAGTTCGGCGTCTCACACATCCCTGTCCTCTCGCAGGAACCGCCTGTGGTCATGGGCGAGGTCCTGGGTGCAGTTGATGAGCGCAGCCTCACCACCAAGCTGTTCCGCGGCGAAGCCAAACTCACGGACAAGATCGCCGAACACATGGGGGAGCGCCTGCCCGTTATCGGATCGCTGGAGACCATCTCCGCGGCGCGTGAGCTGTTGTCCGACGTTGATACTGTCATGGTCACGTTCGTTGGGGCGCCCGTGGGCATCCTGACCCGCCACGACCTCCTGGCCTACCTGAGCAACTGA
- a CDS encoding VOC family protein, translating into MAGIVHFEIPTDDNERANTFYQSAFGWNLSPMQEMDYTIAITTPSDEQTGRPSEPGAINGALFPRTENLKTPILTVDVDDVDAALSQVESAGGSIVQGKDAVPGMGWYAYFKDTEGNILGLWQTDDSAGK; encoded by the coding sequence ATGGCCGGAATAGTGCATTTTGAGATTCCCACGGATGACAACGAGAGGGCCAACACTTTTTACCAAAGTGCTTTCGGCTGGAATCTCAGCCCTATGCAGGAGATGGATTACACGATCGCGATCACGACTCCGTCCGATGAACAGACTGGCAGGCCCAGCGAACCCGGAGCCATCAACGGCGCGCTGTTTCCACGCACGGAGAACCTGAAAACTCCCATCCTCACAGTCGACGTGGACGATGTGGATGCTGCCCTCAGCCAGGTGGAATCCGCTGGCGGCTCCATCGTTCAAGGTAAGGACGCCGTCCCCGGCATGGGCTGGTACGCCTACTTCAAGGACACCGAGGGCAACATCCTGGGCCTCTGGCAGACCGACGACTCTGCCGGGAAGTGA
- a CDS encoding 3-methyladenine DNA glycosylase, whose amino-acid sequence MTIADAPPLVAAAADASVRWHPGASYRLDQTMFPLMRGNADPSFAAHPNGFWMAFTTPSGSVTLRLSAAGVGEDTFVDAQAWGPGAEDAIVGVPRLLGADDDWSAFDEPGFHATLPRLVTEARRRNLALRLPSTGRLVDSLVPTILEQKVTTLEARRGYRYLMYRFGTRAPGKAPDGLLVPPTARQWLAVPSWEWHKAGVGPQRSATVMRALQSAVALERLAGLDPARAGAKLQTIPGIGVWTAAEVVQRTHGCPDSISVGDYHLASYVGYALLGRKIDDAGMLELLEPWRGQRQRLVRMLYLSGFRKPTFGPRMTVQDHRAH is encoded by the coding sequence ATGACCATCGCAGATGCCCCGCCCCTTGTTGCGGCCGCGGCAGACGCTTCCGTACGATGGCACCCCGGCGCCTCCTACAGGCTCGACCAAACCATGTTTCCCCTGATGCGGGGCAATGCCGACCCCTCTTTCGCGGCCCATCCCAACGGTTTCTGGATGGCCTTCACCACTCCTTCGGGGTCTGTGACCCTGCGGCTCTCGGCGGCTGGAGTGGGCGAGGATACGTTCGTTGACGCCCAGGCCTGGGGGCCCGGGGCGGAGGACGCCATCGTCGGCGTTCCCCGCCTCCTCGGCGCGGACGACGACTGGTCCGCGTTTGACGAACCCGGCTTCCATGCAACGCTCCCCCGCCTGGTCACTGAAGCACGACGCCGCAACCTGGCACTGCGGCTACCCTCCACTGGGCGGCTGGTTGACTCGCTGGTGCCCACCATTCTGGAGCAAAAGGTCACCACCTTGGAGGCAAGGCGAGGCTACCGGTACTTGATGTACCGGTTCGGAACACGCGCGCCGGGCAAGGCCCCCGATGGGCTCCTCGTGCCTCCCACGGCGCGGCAATGGTTGGCCGTTCCATCCTGGGAGTGGCATAAGGCGGGAGTCGGGCCACAACGCTCGGCAACGGTGATGCGGGCGCTGCAATCCGCCGTCGCGCTTGAACGTTTGGCTGGCCTTGACCCAGCCCGTGCCGGAGCCAAACTGCAGACCATTCCGGGAATCGGAGTGTGGACTGCTGCAGAAGTGGTCCAACGGACCCACGGCTGCCCGGACTCGATTTCCGTGGGCGACTACCACCTGGCCTCTTATGTGGGCTACGCGTTGCTGGGACGGAAGATTGACGACGCCGGCATGCTGGAGTTGCTGGAACCTTGGCGGGGACAAAGGCAGCGCCTGGTCCGCATGCTCTACCTGAGCGGCTTCCGCAAGCCCACTTTCGGGCCAAGGATGACCGTCCAGGACCACCGCGCCCACTAA
- a CDS encoding AMP-binding protein — translation MLSYTDGDTDVPLLEETIGANFERIAAQFPLRDALIEAAATPGGDARRWSYEKLNDDVDHLARALLALGVEKGERIGIWSPNCAEWTILQYATAKIGAVLVNVNPAYRRHELEFVVKQNGMRMLVAAPSDKNSDYVGMARETAGTCPELREIVFLPGEPVAGLTPGVPQAGHELTYAELLTRADGVGPSAVRDRMAELDPHDPINLQYTSGTTGFPKGATLTHHNILNNGHSIGRLLGYTEHDRVVIPVPFYHCFGMVIGNLNALSFGAATIIPSRGFSPAAALEAVQDFGGTSLYGVPTMFIAELALPDFATFDLSTLRTGVMAGSLCPIEVMRRVIDEMHMVDVAICYGMTETSPVSTMTRAGDTLEHRTSTVGRTMPHLESRIVDPGTGEVVERGVIGELCTRGYAVMQGYWGQPDKTAEAIDSEGWMHTGDLARMDEDGYLVIEGRIKDMVIRGGENIYPREIEEFLYLHPSIQDVQVIGVPDAKYGEELMACIILKPGAETLTAEDIAEYCRGKLAHYKIPKYVDVRESFPMTVSGKVRKVDMRQEAVSRLHL, via the coding sequence ATGTTGTCCTACACCGACGGAGACACTGACGTCCCGCTGCTCGAAGAGACCATCGGTGCCAATTTTGAACGCATCGCAGCGCAGTTTCCGCTCAGGGACGCGCTGATAGAAGCCGCTGCCACGCCAGGCGGGGATGCCCGTCGGTGGAGCTACGAAAAGCTTAACGACGACGTCGATCACCTCGCCCGCGCGCTCCTCGCCCTCGGGGTGGAGAAAGGCGAGCGCATCGGCATCTGGAGCCCGAACTGTGCCGAGTGGACCATCCTGCAGTACGCCACGGCAAAGATCGGGGCCGTGCTGGTCAACGTCAACCCGGCTTATCGCAGGCACGAATTGGAATTCGTGGTCAAGCAGAACGGTATGCGGATGCTCGTGGCTGCGCCCTCCGATAAGAACAGCGATTACGTGGGCATGGCCAGGGAAACTGCAGGCACTTGCCCCGAACTCAGGGAGATCGTCTTTCTCCCCGGAGAACCGGTTGCGGGGCTCACCCCGGGTGTCCCCCAGGCCGGCCACGAACTGACGTATGCCGAGCTCCTGACCCGGGCGGACGGCGTCGGGCCTTCTGCAGTACGGGACCGTATGGCCGAACTGGATCCGCATGATCCCATCAACCTTCAATACACATCGGGCACCACGGGCTTCCCGAAGGGTGCGACCCTCACGCACCACAACATCCTCAACAACGGTCACTCGATCGGCCGCCTCCTGGGCTACACGGAACATGACCGCGTGGTGATTCCAGTGCCTTTCTACCACTGCTTCGGAATGGTGATCGGGAACCTGAATGCCCTGAGTTTCGGGGCGGCAACCATCATCCCAAGCAGGGGATTCAGCCCAGCGGCGGCCTTGGAAGCCGTGCAGGACTTTGGCGGCACGTCGCTTTATGGCGTGCCCACCATGTTCATTGCCGAACTCGCGCTGCCCGACTTTGCCACGTTCGATCTCTCCACGCTCAGGACGGGTGTCATGGCGGGGTCGTTGTGCCCCATTGAGGTGATGCGCCGGGTCATCGATGAGATGCACATGGTGGATGTTGCCATTTGCTATGGCATGACCGAGACTTCGCCGGTGTCCACCATGACCCGGGCGGGGGACACTTTGGAGCACCGGACCAGCACAGTGGGCAGGACCATGCCGCACCTTGAGAGCCGGATTGTGGACCCGGGTACAGGTGAAGTGGTGGAGCGCGGCGTCATCGGTGAGCTGTGCACGCGCGGCTACGCGGTGATGCAGGGCTACTGGGGCCAGCCGGACAAGACCGCCGAGGCCATTGACTCCGAGGGCTGGATGCATACCGGCGACCTCGCCCGCATGGACGAGGATGGGTATCTGGTGATCGAAGGCCGGATTAAGGACATGGTGATTCGTGGTGGCGAGAACATTTATCCCCGCGAGATTGAGGAGTTCCTGTATCTGCATCCGTCCATCCAGGACGTGCAGGTGATCGGGGTTCCGGACGCTAAATACGGCGAGGAACTCATGGCCTGCATCATCCTCAAACCGGGGGCGGAAACCCTGACCGCGGAGGACATCGCCGAGTACTGCAGGGGCAAGCTGGCGCACTACAAGATTCCGAAATACGTGGATGTCCGCGAGAGTTTCCCGATGACCGTCTCGGGCAAAGTTCGGAAGGTGGACATGCGCCAGGAAGCGGTCTCCCGCCTGCACCTCTAA
- a CDS encoding antibiotic biosynthesis monooxygenase codes for MSAPIDLQATFIPNDGEFFRVKLALEIAIDEVVNEPGCIRYELTEASEEKLVLTERWESEEALEKHSKGIAVQDLNESLSALLAEPVKLERL; via the coding sequence ATGAGTGCACCCATCGACCTGCAGGCCACGTTCATCCCCAACGACGGCGAATTCTTCCGCGTGAAGCTCGCCTTGGAAATCGCGATCGACGAGGTCGTCAACGAGCCCGGCTGCATCCGTTATGAACTGACCGAAGCCAGTGAGGAGAAGCTGGTGCTCACAGAGCGCTGGGAATCGGAAGAGGCCTTGGAGAAGCACTCCAAGGGCATTGCAGTGCAGGACCTGAACGAGTCCCTCAGCGCCTTGCTGGCTGAGCCGGTCAAGCTCGAACGGCTCTAG
- a CDS encoding thioredoxin family protein — protein MATVDITGEQFASTIEGNDIVLVDFWAAWCAPCRQFAPTYGAASEKHPDVVFAKVDTEAEQQLAAEAGITSIPTLMAFREKVLVFSQPGALNGPQLEQVIEAVKGLDMKEVHAHVAKARAEAQES, from the coding sequence ATGGCTACAGTTGACATCACTGGAGAACAGTTCGCATCGACCATCGAGGGCAATGACATTGTCCTGGTGGATTTCTGGGCCGCCTGGTGCGCCCCGTGCCGCCAGTTTGCGCCCACCTATGGGGCAGCTTCTGAGAAGCACCCGGACGTGGTCTTCGCGAAAGTGGACACCGAGGCTGAGCAGCAGCTCGCCGCCGAAGCCGGGATTACGTCCATCCCGACGCTCATGGCCTTCCGCGAGAAAGTGCTTGTCTTCTCGCAGCCGGGTGCCCTCAACGGCCCGCAGCTGGAGCAGGTCATCGAGGCCGTGAAGGGCCTGGACATGAAAGAAGTCCACGCCCACGTGGCCAAGGCGCGTGCCGAGGCCCAGGAAAGCTAG